A region from the Benincasa hispida cultivar B227 chromosome 12, ASM972705v1, whole genome shotgun sequence genome encodes:
- the LOC120068017 gene encoding uncharacterized protein LOC120068017 isoform X2, with translation MGNGRPDPAALAALLQPSISRSLPAADPRDQKPGSFATRSARRPSPATELRRSLPSFAVVCRISTIVDPRLELFGVCNVLSSR, from the exons ATGGGTAACGGTCGACCAGATCCCGCCGCTCTAGCCGCGCTGCTTCAGCCGTCGATTTCACGTTCTCTCCCAGCTGCAGACCCACGCGACCAAAAACCAGGCTCGTTCGCCACTCGTTCAGCCCGCCGCCCGAGCCCAGCCACCGAACTCCGCCGGTCACTGCCTTCCTTCGCGGTCGTTTGTCGGATTTCGACAATTGTTG ATCCAAGATTGGAGTTGTTTGGAGTGTGCAACGTGCTGTCTAGCAG GTAA
- the LOC120068017 gene encoding uncharacterized protein LOC120068017 isoform X1 has translation MGNGRPDPAALAALLQPSISRSLPAADPRDQKPGSFATRSARRPSPATELRRSLPSFAVVCRISTIVDPRLELFGVCNVLSSRFEFVSNKKFGKDRDAQTIDKQNS, from the exons ATGGGTAACGGTCGACCAGATCCCGCCGCTCTAGCCGCGCTGCTTCAGCCGTCGATTTCACGTTCTCTCCCAGCTGCAGACCCACGCGACCAAAAACCAGGCTCGTTCGCCACTCGTTCAGCCCGCCGCCCGAGCCCAGCCACCGAACTCCGCCGGTCACTGCCTTCCTTCGCGGTCGTTTGTCGGATTTCGACAATTGTTG ATCCAAGATTGGAGTTGTTTGGAGTGTGCAACGTGCTGTCTAGCAGGTTCGAGTTCGTTTCCAACAAGAAATTTG GTAAAGATAGAGATGCACAGACGATTGACAAGcaaaattcgtga